In Malus sylvestris chromosome 15, drMalSylv7.2, whole genome shotgun sequence, a single genomic region encodes these proteins:
- the LOC126603081 gene encoding uncharacterized protein LOC126603081: MVVQNVQPQAHLLFMFTYQKPYPEYVDEHNPFPVNFKMPTFLTFSGDDGNVSSRHHIFKFSNHCVAFEDNPIYKLRLFGISLVGLASQWYSLLPPNSIANWGQMEMAFHEQFYRVEPEMTINDLVEVKQYEHESTENFMMRFRRTRMSCQLPINHAQLISIAHKELRFPLRKKFYDVQFNELQEYKKLLLEEQQVKHSSKTPNFYKSKTAIHQVKFEEAEPEESNGHRGERIDMCAAEMTTPFKLLIVKQLVQPVKYQKVIMNYGGFISMKPPKYQSYFFNLTKAAEIYEELVRAKVIMPDNSKKLPKPEELRRNKYCKLHYTFNHSITNYVQFRDWIQDLIVKEKLLEKP, encoded by the coding sequence ATGGTGGTACAGAATGTTCAGCCACAAGCTCACCTGCTGTTTATGTTCACCTATCAGAAGCCCTATCCTGAGTATGTTGACGAGCATAACCCTTTTCCAgtcaacttcaagatgcccaCGTTCTTAACATTCAGTGGAGATGACGGCAATGTGTCTTCTAGACATCACATTTTCAAGTTCTCTAATCACTGTGTGGCATTTGAAGACAATCCTATATACAAGTTGAGATTGTTTGGAATTTCCTTGGTGGGCTTAGCATCTCAGTGGTACTCTTTGTTGCCCCCTAATTCTATTGCTAAttgggggcaaatggagatggcctTCCATGAGCAGTTTTACAGGGTTGAGCCCGAGATGACTATTAATGATCTGGTGGAAGTTAAGCAATACGAGCATGAGTCAACTGaaaacttcatgatgaggttcaggagGACAAGGATGAGTTGCCAATTGCCTATAAATCATGCACAACTCATATCCATCGCCCATAAGGAGTTAAGATTTCCTTTGAGGAAGAAGTTCTATGACGTGCAATTTAATGAGTTGCAAGAGTATAAGAAACTCTTGCTTGAAGAACAACAAGTGAAACACTCATCTAAGACTCCTAATTTCTACAAAAGTAAAACGGCCATTCACCAAGTAAAGTTTGAAGAGGCAGAGCCAGAAGAGAGTAATGGCCATAGAGGAGAGAGAATAGACATGTGCGCAGCGGAGATGACTACTCCTTTTAAGCTTTTAATAGTAAAGCAGTTAGTTCAGCCAGTGAAATATCAGAAGGTGATAATGAATTATGGTGGTTTTATCTCTATGAAACCCCCTAAATACCAGAGTTACTTTTTCAATTTGACCAAGGCCGCAGAGATTTATGAGGAGTTGGTTCGGGCGAAAGTGATTATGCCTGACAACTCTAAGAAACTACCCAAGCCCGAGGAATTGAGAAGAAATAAGTATTGCAAGCTGCATTATACTTTCAATCATTCCATAACCAATTATGTCCAGTTCAGGGATTGGATACAAGATCTTATAGTAAAGGAAAAATTGTTGGAGAAACCGTAG